The genomic segment CAGAGCCCTCGTGGATCGTGAGGTGGCGGCCCCCGCGCCCCCCGCCCCCCTCGTGCATTTCCTGAGGGGCGGGTACGTCGAGAGCGTCCACTACGGCCACGTGGCGGTCGTCGATCAGCGCGGAAAGCTCCTGGCCTGGGCCGGCGATCCCCGCGCTTCCGTGTTTCCCCGCTCCGCGTTCAAGCCGTTTCAGGCCCTTCCGCTCGTGGAATCGGGCGTCTATTCGCGAGCGGGGCTCGGGGCATCCGCCCTCGCCCTGGTCGCGGGCTCGCACGGCGGCACCGACGACCAGGTCGCGCTGGTCCGGTCCATCCTGGACGCGGCGCAGGCGGACCCCGCCGCGCTCCGCTGCGGCGTTCACGAGCCCTACGACGAGCCCACCGCGAAGGCGCTCCGGGCGAGGGGGGAGGCGCCGACCGGGCTCCGCCACAACTGCTCGGGAAAGCACGCGGGGATGCTCCTGCTGGCGCGGGCGACGGGGGAGCCGCTCGAGAGCTACCTCGATCCCGGACACCCGGTCCAGCGGATGATCTTCGACCGATTTGCCGCGCTCCTCGGCGCCCCGTTCGAGGATCCGGTTCCGGCCATCGACGGTTGCAGCGCCCCGACTCCTCGGATCCCGCTCGCGACGCTCGCCCGGGCGTTCGCGCTTTTCTCGCGCGGCGTGGACGCCCGCGGGCGCCCCGTGCCGGCGCTCGTCCAAATCCGCGACGCCATGGCAGCGCACCCCGAGCACGTCGCGGGCGAGGGGCGCCTCGACACGCTCCTCATGCGCCGCCTGCCAGGGGTCGTGGTTTCGAAAGCGGGGGCGGAAGGCATGCACGCGATCGCGCACGTGAAGCGGGGGATCGGGATCGCGGTCAAGATCGCGGACGGCGGCCGCCGCGCGCTCAAGCCCGCGGTGCTCGCGGTGCTCGAGCAGCTCGCGCTCCTGACCGGCGAGGACCGCGAGGCGCTCCAGCCGGCGGATGAGATGGTCCTCAAGAGCTACGCGGGGCTCGTGGTGGGGGAGATCCGCTCCGCGGTCGAGCTGAGGCGGGTGAGCCGGTGAGCGCGGAGCGGGACCCGGCCCTCGCCGCGGCGGACCAGGCCCTCGCCGGGGCGGCCCCGCCCGCGGAGCCCTCTCCGGGGCACCGCCCCCGCTGGGTCTATTTTTTCGGGGACGGCCAGGCGGAAGGGAACGCCCGCATGCGCGATCTCCTCGGCGGGAAAGGCGCGGGCATCGCGGAGATGGTGAACGCCGGCATCCCCGTCCCGCCGGGGTACACGATCACCA from the Candidatus Eisenbacteria bacterium genome contains:
- a CDS encoding asparaginase, with translation MPETRALVDREVAAPAPPAPLVHFLRGGYVESVHYGHVAVVDQRGKLLAWAGDPRASVFPRSAFKPFQALPLVESGVYSRAGLGASALALVAGSHGGTDDQVALVRSILDAAQADPAALRCGVHEPYDEPTAKALRARGEAPTGLRHNCSGKHAGMLLLARATGEPLESYLDPGHPVQRMIFDRFAALLGAPFEDPVPAIDGCSAPTPRIPLATLARAFALFSRGVDARGRPVPALVQIRDAMAAHPEHVAGEGRLDTLLMRRLPGVVVSKAGAEGMHAIAHVKRGIGIAVKIADGGRRALKPAVLAVLEQLALLTGEDREALQPADEMVLKSYAGLVVGEIRSAVELRRVSR